One part of the Prochlorococcus marinus str. MIT 9313 genome encodes these proteins:
- the purF gene encoding amidophosphoribosyltransferase produces MCGIVGIVSTALVNQQIYDSLLLLQHRGQDSTGIATMDGSVFHLHKARGQVREAYRTRDMRSLIGNIGLGHVRYATKGAAEREEEAQPFYVNAPYGIILIHNGNLTNTRELDRDLFNIDRRHTNSKSDTEMLLNVLATELQLKIYGSDLTPDQVFDAVTSVHQRVEGSYTSIALIAGHGLLAFRDPFGIRPLVLGKRKSLEGADEWIVASESLVLENGDYEIVRDVDPGEAIFITQNGELYSRQCAKNPRLVPCSFEYVYLARPDSVMSGISVYEARLRMGDRLAETIEKYTPSGDIDVVMPIPDSSRPAAMQVARQLGIEYREGFFKNRYVGRTFIMPGQAQRKKSVRQKLNAMGTEFKGKNVLIVDDSIVRGTTSKEIVQMARVAGANKVTFTSAAPPVRYSHVYGINMPNRHELIAYNRTIPEISSELSTDHMVYQEVADLEAAIVEGSGVSELELSCFTGEYITGTVTSEYLDWIERTQLS; encoded by the coding sequence ATGTGTGGCATTGTTGGCATTGTTTCTACTGCGCTGGTCAATCAGCAGATCTATGACAGCTTGCTGCTTCTACAGCATCGGGGTCAGGACTCTACTGGCATAGCCACCATGGATGGCAGTGTTTTTCACTTGCACAAGGCAAGGGGGCAAGTGCGGGAGGCCTATCGCACACGTGATATGCGTTCCTTAATCGGTAATATTGGTCTTGGTCATGTTAGATATGCAACAAAGGGTGCAGCTGAGCGAGAAGAAGAAGCACAACCATTTTATGTGAATGCTCCTTACGGAATCATTCTTATTCATAACGGTAACCTTACTAATACTCGAGAGCTTGATCGCGACTTGTTCAATATTGATCGTCGCCACACAAATTCAAAGAGTGATACGGAGATGTTGCTTAATGTTCTAGCTACTGAATTGCAATTGAAAATTTATGGCAGTGATCTTACTCCAGATCAGGTATTTGATGCTGTTACATCTGTACATCAACGAGTAGAAGGTTCTTATACATCTATTGCTTTGATTGCAGGGCACGGTCTTCTTGCCTTTCGTGATCCGTTTGGCATTAGGCCATTGGTACTTGGTAAACGTAAGTCTTTAGAAGGTGCTGATGAGTGGATTGTCGCTAGTGAGTCATTGGTATTAGAGAATGGTGATTATGAGATTGTTAGGGATGTTGATCCTGGTGAGGCGATTTTCATTACTCAAAATGGCGAGCTTTATTCACGTCAGTGTGCGAAGAATCCGCGTCTTGTGCCATGTTCATTTGAGTATGTTTATCTTGCTCGACCTGATTCAGTGATGAGTGGAATCTCGGTTTATGAGGCTCGATTAAGGATGGGGGATCGTCTTGCAGAAACTATTGAAAAGTACACGCCATCTGGAGATATAGATGTTGTGATGCCAATTCCTGACTCTTCACGGCCTGCTGCTATGCAAGTGGCTAGACAGCTTGGGATTGAATATCGTGAGGGCTTTTTTAAAAATCGTTATGTAGGCCGTACATTTATCATGCCTGGACAAGCTCAACGTAAGAAATCTGTTAGACAAAAGTTAAATGCTATGGGAACAGAATTTAAAGGTAAGAATGTTTTAATTGTGGATGATTCAATTGTACGTGGTACGACTTCGAAGGAGATAGTACAAATGGCTCGAGTTGCTGGTGCGAATAAAGTCACGTTTACCTCTGCAGCACCACCAGTGCGGTATTCACATGTTTATGGTATAAATATGCCAAATCGTCATGAGCTGATTGCTTATAATCGCACTATTCCTGAAATCTCTTCTGAACTTTCAACGGATCACATGGTCTATCAAGAGGTTGCTGATCTAGAAGCAGCAATTGTTGAAGGTTCAGGTGTTTCTGAACTTGAGCTTTCTTGTTTTACCGGAGAGTATATTACAGGGACAGTTACTTCTGAATATCTCGATTGGATAGAACGCACACAATTGTCTTGA